Proteins from one Telopea speciosissima isolate NSW1024214 ecotype Mountain lineage chromosome 1, Tspe_v1, whole genome shotgun sequence genomic window:
- the LOC122665484 gene encoding remorin-like isoform X2 yields the protein MGDGEPKKETTVEVPSEPAPPSTPPPVEGQKDAEEKTVIPPPTKETEKVDDSKALTMIEKVPESTGEKSSGSSNDRDAALARLEAEKRLALIKAWEESEKTKAENKAHKKLYAIESWENSKKAAVEAKLKKIEEKLEKEKAEYVERMENEVALIHKEAKEKRAMIEANRGEDLLKAEEIAAKYRATGSTSTDTHWMLWN from the exons ATGGGAGACGGAGAGCCGAAGAAGGAAACGACCGTAGAAGTGCCTTCGGAGCCTGCGCCACCTTCGACTCCACCGCCGGTCGAAGGTCAGAAAGACGCGGAGGAGAAAACAGTGATTCCACCACCAACAAAAGAGACAGAGAAGGTCGATGATTCTAAGGCTCTTACAATGATTGAAA AGGTCCCAGAATCCACGGGAGAGAAAAGTTCTGGCAGCTCCAATGACAGAG ATGCGGCTCTTGCCCGGCTTGAAGCCGAGAAGAGATTGGCCTTGATCAAAGCATGGGAAGAAAGTGAAAAGACAAAAGCAGAGAACAA GGCCCATAAAAAGCTGTATGCCATTGAATCGTGGGAGAATAGCAAGAAAGCAGCTGTGGAAGCTAAGCTGAAAAAGATTGAG GAAAAACTGGAAAAGGAGAAGGCAGAGTATGTGGAAAGAATGGAAAACGAGGTGGCTCTAATCCACAAGGAAGCAAAAGAAAAGCGGGCAATGATTGAAGCCAATCGTGGAGAAGATCTTCTCAAAGCAGAGGAGATAGCTGCAAAGTATCGAGCAACTGGGAGTACGAGCACGGACACTCATTGGATGCTTTGGAATTGA
- the LOC122665484 gene encoding remorin-like isoform X1, which yields MGDGEPKKETTVEVPSEPAPPSTPPPVEGQKDAEEKTVIPPPTKETEKVDDSKALTMIEKVPESTGEKSSGSSNDRDAALARLEAEKRLALIKAWEESEKTKAENKAHKKLYAIESWENSKKAAVEAKLKKIEEKLEKQKAEYVEKMKNEVALIHKEAEEKRAMIEAKRGEDLLKAEEIAAKYRATGNTPKTLIGCFGS from the exons ATGGGAGACGGAGAGCCGAAGAAGGAAACGACCGTAGAAGTGCCTTCGGAGCCTGCGCCACCTTCGACTCCACCGCCGGTCGAAGGTCAGAAAGACGCGGAGGAGAAAACAGTGATTCCACCACCAACAAAAGAGACAGAGAAGGTCGATGATTCTAAGGCTCTTACAATGATTGAAA AGGTCCCAGAATCCACGGGAGAGAAAAGTTCTGGCAGCTCCAATGACAGAG ATGCGGCTCTTGCCCGGCTTGAAGCCGAGAAGAGATTGGCCTTGATCAAAGCATGGGAAGAAAGTGAAAAGACAAAAGCAGAGAACAA GGCCCATAAAAAGCTGTATGCCATTGAATCGTGGGAGAATAGCAAGAAAGCAGCTGTGGAAGCTAAGCTGAAAAAGATTGAG GAAAAACTGGAAAAGCAGAAGGCAGAGTATgtggaaaaaatgaaaaacgaGGTGGCTCTAATCCAcaaagaagcagaagaaaagCGGGCAATGATTGAAGCCAAGCGTGGAGAAGATCTTCTCAAAGCAGAGGAGATAGCTGCAAAGTATAGAGCAACTGGGAATACACCAAAGACACTCATTGGATGCTTTGGAAGTTGA
- the LOC122665484 gene encoding remorin-like isoform X3, translating to MGDGEPKKETTVEVPSEPAPPSTPPPVEGQKDAEEKTVIPPPTKETEKVDDSKALTMIEKVPESTGEKSSGSSNDRAAALARVEAEKRLALIKAWEESEKAKAENKAHKNLYANELWENSKKAAVEAELKKFEEKLEKEKAEYVERMENEVALIHKEAKEKRAMIEANRGEDLLKAEEIAAKYRATGSTSTDTHWMLWN from the exons ATGGGAGACGGAGAGCCGAAGAAGGAAACGACCGTAGAAGTGCCTTCGGAGCCTGCGCCACCTTCGACTCCACCGCCGGTCGAAGGTCAGAAAGACGCGGAGGAGAAAACAGTGATTCCACCACCAACAAAAGAGACAGAGAAGGTCGATGATTCTAAGGCTCTTACAATGATTGAAA AGGTCCCAGAATCCACGGGAGAGAAAAGTTCTGGCAGCTCCAATGACAGAG CTGCTGCTCTTGCACGAGTTGAAGCAGAGAAGAGATTGGCTTTGATTAAAGCATGGGAAGAAAGTGAAAAGGCAAAAGCAGAGAACAA GGCCCATAAAAATCTGTATGCCAATGAATTGTGGGAGAATAGCAAGAAAGCAGCTGTGGAAGCTGAGCTGAAAAAGTTTGAG GAAAAACTGGAAAAGGAGAAGGCAGAGTATGTGGAAAGAATGGAAAACGAGGTGGCTCTAATCCACAAGGAAGCAAAAGAAAAGCGGGCAATGATTGAAGCCAATCGTGGAGAAGATCTTCTCAAAGCAGAGGAGATAGCTGCAAAGTATCGAGCAACTGGGAGTACGAGCACGGACACTCATTGGATGCTTTGGAATTGA
- the LOC122654806 gene encoding uncharacterized protein LOC122654806 — MATDERAGAEIIRGKEACDRFSAELMKELGFPSGVLPMGDLEECGRVRSTGFVWWKCKAPYEHFNAATNTKNSYAAETTAYVEKGRMKKMTGCKARTPLKLWVPVAEMYIDGNKMSFKSSMGVGKSFPLTSFMNEEEKKAYLQQN, encoded by the coding sequence ATGGCTACTGATGAGAGAGCTGGGGCTGAAATCATCCGTGGAAAGGAAGCCTGTGATCGATTTTCGGCGGAGTTGATGAAAGAGCTTGGATTCCCTAGTGGCGTCCTTCCCATGGGAGACCTTGAAGAATGTGGGAGGGTGAGATCCACGGGTTTCGTATGGTGGAAATGCAAAGCCCCCTATGAGCACTTCAATGCGGCTACCAACACCAAGAACAGCTATGCTGCCGAGACCACTGCCTATGTTGAAAAGGgtaggatgaagaagatgaccGGATGCAAGGCCAGGACGCCACTGAAATTGTGGGTTCCGGTGGCGGAGATGTACATCGATGGCAACAAGATGTCCTTCAAGTCATCCATGGGAGTTGGCAAGTCCTTCCCCCTCACCTCTTTTATgaacgaagaagaaaagaaggcttATCTccaacaaaattaa
- the LOC122665501 gene encoding uncharacterized protein LOC122665501, with the protein MATDERAGAEIIRGREACDRFSAELMKELGFPSGVLPMGELEECGRVRSTGFVWWKCKAPYEHFNAATNTKNSYTAETTAYVEKGRMKKMTGCKAKALMLWVPVAEMYLDGNKISFKSSMGVGKSFPLTSFMNEEEKKAYLQQN; encoded by the coding sequence ATGGCTACTGATGAGAGAGCAGGAGCTGAAATTATCCGTGGAAGGGAAGCCTGTGATCGATTTTCGGCAGAGCTGATGAAAGAGCTTGGATTCCCTAGTGGTGTCCTTCCCATGGGAGAGCTTGAAGAATGCGGAAGGGTGAGATCCACGGGGTTCGTTTGGTGGAAGTGCAAAGCCCCCTATGAGCACTTCAATGCGGCAACCAACACCAAGAACAGCTATACTGCGGAGACCACTGCGTATGTGGAAAAggggaggatgaagaagatgactgGATGCAAAGCCAAGGCGCTGATGCTGTGGGTTCCCGTGGCAGAGATGTACCTCGACGGCAACaagatctccttcaagtcaTCCATGGGAGTCGGCAAGTCTTTCCCCCTCACCTCTTTTATgaacgaagaagaaaagaaggcttATCTCCAAcaaaattaa